The Nymphaea colorata isolate Beijing-Zhang1983 chromosome 5, ASM883128v2, whole genome shotgun sequence DNA segment GGAGTTCAACGCTGATGGCGTCGTGGATGAGGACCTGGGGTTCAAGGAGCTCGAAGGGGTGGTAGCCTACATGCACTCCTATGATAGGGAGGGCCACCCTGTTTGCTACAATGCGTATGGGCTCTTCAAGGACAAGCAGATGTACGAGAAGATCTTTGGGGACGATGAGAAGTTGAAGAAGTTCTTGAGGTGGAGGGTACAGGTGCTGGAGAAGGGCATCAACCTTCTGCATTTCAAGCCTGGTGGTGTCAACTCCATGATCCAGATCACCGACTTGAAGAACATGCCCAAGAGGGAGCTTAGGGTTGCTTCTAATCACATTCTCTCCTTGTTCCAGGACAATTATCCGGAGATGGTCGCCAGGAAGGTATAAAAGTTGAACCACAATGCTGTCTCTCTGTCTCCgtgtctctctttttctaaattcTGAAGATGGTATGCAGATTTTCATCAATGTGCCATGGTATTTTAGCATGATCTACTCCATGTTTAGTCCCTTCCTAACTCAGCGTACGAAGAGTAAATTTGTCATTGCAAGAGAGAACAACGTCGCCGAGACGCTCTACAAGTAAGTTGGTGTTTCCAGATTTCTGTGCCTACCTACCATCTGGAAGATAGATTATAGGCCATATGATCTCTTACCGCTGCAAATTGGGGGTCTGCTTTTTAGGTTCATTCGCCCCGAAAATATACCGATTCAGTATGGAGGTCTAAGCCGTGCTGAGGACGTGCAGTCTGGGCCTGCTAAACCAGCGTCTGAGTTCTCCATTAAAGGTGGGGAGAAGGTTAATCTGGAAATTGAAGGCATTGAGGTATGCTTTTGATAATTTGAAACAGTATCTgtatttctgttattttttatcGACCGTTTGCAGTTTGCCCTAAACCAATGTGCATTTCCCACTTTTACTGTATCATGTATGCTTGTAGATTCAATTTCTATTCCATCAATAAAATGCACTTCATTTCTCACTGATTAAACTGATTTGTTGGTTTGAATTTGCCCGTGATTTATGATAAGGGTGACGCGACCATAGTCTGGGACTTGGTTGTGGGCGGTTGGGATCTGGACTATAGCGCTGAGTTCATACCAACTGCGGAGAGAAGCTACACGATCGCTGTGGAGAAGAGCAGGAAGATGGTCTATGGAGATGCGCCTATTCATAATTGCTTCATTGCTAACGAGCAGGGAAAGCTCGTACTCTCAATTGACAACACCAATTCCAGGCGGAAAAAGGTCGCTGCCTACAGATACGTAGTGAGGAAGTCCTCTTCAATCCTTGTTTGAGGAGAGCCCATCAAGAAGATCTGATTATGAATAAAAACATTGTCGGTTTTCCTGGTTGTTTCTTAGTTTTAAGGATATATTGTTACTGTGGTTTCTTTTTAATGTGTAAAGCGTTATGTTAAACAGTTCTTTACTTCTTTCTTCTGATATATGTATAAATAGGTATAGAATTGTTAGTAGGAAACGGTGGTAGAAACTAGAACATGGTGATAAAAGCAAGGCTGCTTTTTTGCAgagttgttttttgtttttattattgaTGCTAATGTTTCCTGTTCGTTTCTGGGCATATGTGTGAGAAAATGAACTTTGGGCCCCTGTTTTTctgatcatttttttcttcgattgtctttctcctttttctcctttcggCGTGTTCaaaacttttacttttttggcTTCCTTTTGCTGCTGTGGTGAATGAGGGCACTATCATTGCTTGCATTGACGCCTAAAGGGAGACGGCACATGACCTGTGGGCACCTTGATTCACGAGTATCGATGCTGTTCCTCACCTCTAGATGGAAGGCTTCCGtgtaattttctttgtttcttttgcgGCCTAGGCTGTAGAGTGTGCAAAGAGTCGTCGCcatttaaatttgaaacttgtgagagaaagaaaaccttTCAGAAGCGTCTTCTCTTGGGAAAACTTGCAGAATACAGCAGCAGAGAAAGCTGCGGTACCTTCGTAAGCAAAAACCCATGTCATTTATTTTGTCTTCTGTGTCCATCTTGTGTTTAACTGAACCACCAAAGTTCTGGAAGTTCTGAACTTCTGGATCTTTAATGTTCTTTCTGTATTTGCATAGTAatgtttctctcatttttttatcttttttatctCTTGGAAGCAAGCGTTCACGCTACCACTCaacactcctctctctctttgtctctgtctcttttattttaaactatttGAAGGCACACGGGTACgatcaacattttgaaaataaaaaaatgtactcTGTGGTGCACGTTGTCGGAAAAGTATACATTATCATAGCAGCAGCGCTGCTGAATGAAAGGCGTTGGTTCATGTGGAAACAGTGTTCATATGTTACAATAAATTTAAGCTTAAAAATCTTTTGTATGGAAATTTCTAAAGGAGGCTTAAACTATCAGCAAGAGTACAAAATCACCTCACCTAATGCTTTTGTTAGAAGAAAATCTagcatttttcatcattaatcaAATCGACCTTTTCCGTTACATTAATTTGAGTACTATATCTGAAATCAGAGATGAGTTGATGTTTTGAAACTAACCTACAAGTTAGGGTTTTCCTTTATAACGGGCACGAAGCTTAAAGTTTCTTGATCTCTTAAGATCCCATGCTCCTTTTCCTTTGTGCCTTCGGCTATATCTTACCTAATACTGGCTGTTTGGATCGATTTACTGTTATCCCTTTCAATGCCTGCCACTGTTTGTAGCTCAAAGGAGGATGAGGAGAATCAGCTTGACCAACTATGTGGTGCCCCTTAAATGCCCGTCACTGTTTGTAGtctaaaagaaaatgagaaaaatcagccTTACCACCTTAGTAAGACAGCAATTGTATTTTTATCCAActaaattttcacaaaataatatatttgttAATGTTAATTGCATGGTGATTTGTCTATGATGTGCTTAGAATCATAGTTACGTCTTAAATGTAAGAGTTGATGTTAACTCTTTGTGCTGCAAAAAGGGGGCaccgatatgcaagttgaaacataacgAGAGCACCACTTTGAAGCATTCAAATTGCACATAATAACTTATAAGGGTGGGGGCTTCTGCTTCAGCTAGACCTAGGATGAAGAAGTACTCGTTCAAACGAGGATTTGTTAATCAAAATTGAAGTGATGAGTTTCAAAAtcgtttatattaaattagaaagaaaaagttggCTGCAATAAGATATAAACAAAGGCAACATGGTCACTCTTCCCCAGTCCAAGCAGTATTACAAAAGTATGGTGTTGACCAGTGACGATCTACTGCACATCGGTTGACAAATGATCTTCGTGTTGTACCTTCGTTATGCTTGTTCTAAGTGGACTGGACTGTTTAATCAATTGGTGAGCTCCTAAGCAGGGGATCCTCCCTGCTGTCCAGGCCGGGGGAATCTATGGGCTGATGGTAACTATGTTTTTTCTCATGATCTTATTAAAGTATTGGCTGATGCAAAGGTTCTCAAACCAGAGGTATAACATAGTTGATCATTGGGTGGGTGGTagaggcggagccagaaatttttcatgagacagaccgaattaaagtttttaaattttggttaaagccgaaatatcattttttaaaaattttatatataacaagtgaaattttttaaaatttacatgtaatttttttttttaaattttgaggtggggccaagaCCCATTTGGGCCCCACCCCTGGCAAGTAGCACAATGGGAAGGCGAGTCATGAGTTCGATCTCCATGAACTTACTGTATGCTTTATGGGGTATGGGGGTGGATTGAGAGTTTATTTAACAGTACATCATATCCACTTCAGGCGCCAAAACAACTCCAAACTCAAAAGGCAAGACTGGTGAGCTTCCACTCTCGTTCAGGCAGTGGCAGAGGCGGAGTCAATGGGGAGCCTGCACGGGCTGATATACAGGATGTGTTAGTAATACATATGCATGCTCCCATCCAATAAAAATGCGATTCTTGAAGTTCGTAAACTCATGCACGAGTTGAGGGCATTTGTTGGGTTTTTGAAGTTCATAAACTCATGCATGCTTTGAGGGCATTAGATTCCCAAGCTGATAAGACTTTT contains these protein-coding regions:
- the LOC116254076 gene encoding patellin-6-like — translated: MEMQASAPTPPPSHGGEAPTKKGLVSTLMEATLRSSSFKEDSYFVSSLKDSEKKALEEFKCRLHKSDHFSNAAPDSKAPHVSMWGIPLLGGDERADVLLLKFLRARDFRVQDALVMLEKCLDWRKEFNADGVVDEDLGFKELEGVVAYMHSYDREGHPVCYNAYGLFKDKQMYEKIFGDDEKLKKFLRWRVQVLEKGINLLHFKPGGVNSMIQITDLKNMPKRELRVASNHILSLFQDNYPEMVARKIFINVPWYFSMIYSMFSPFLTQRTKSKFVIARENNVAETLYKFIRPENIPIQYGGLSRAEDVQSGPAKPASEFSIKGGEKVNLEIEGIEGDATIVWDLVVGGWDLDYSAEFIPTAERSYTIAVEKSRKMVYGDAPIHNCFIANEQGKLVLSIDNTNSRRKKVAAYRYVVRKSSSILV